A section of the Quatrionicoccus australiensis genome encodes:
- a CDS encoding AEC family transporter produces MNTALLLLPDFSLILLGAAIRRWMHLGDHFWNGVEKLVYFILFPALLINAIIKTRLDLGAALPLLATAFIAMAAAMLLGLLPKLFSRLPPLTFASLFQCGYRFNSYIALAVAGMLFGSPGIATMGLIVGTAVPVVNLVSVWMLARHGESGLWREVARNPLIWGTFAGFLLNLAGFVPPAPVQAFLGRLADASIALGLIAVGAALRLESSPGVRGLSLWLLAVKLLALPLIAVLVGRQFGLSGLNYQVVVLFAALPTASSAYILAMRMGGDGKSVAWLISATTLGSMLTLPLWAAYLLG; encoded by the coding sequence ATGAACACTGCCCTGCTCCTGCTTCCCGACTTTTCGCTGATCCTGCTTGGCGCTGCCATCCGGCGCTGGATGCATCTCGGTGACCATTTCTGGAACGGGGTCGAAAAGCTGGTTTATTTCATCCTGTTTCCGGCTCTGCTGATCAACGCCATCATCAAGACCCGGCTCGATCTCGGCGCGGCGCTGCCTCTGCTGGCCACGGCTTTCATCGCGATGGCCGCGGCGATGCTGCTCGGCCTGTTGCCAAAACTGTTCTCGCGTCTGCCGCCGCTGACCTTTGCCTCGCTCTTCCAGTGCGGCTACCGCTTCAATTCCTACATCGCGCTGGCCGTCGCCGGCATGTTGTTCGGCTCGCCGGGCATCGCCACGATGGGGCTGATCGTCGGTACCGCCGTGCCGGTGGTCAATCTGGTTTCGGTGTGGATGCTGGCCCGCCATGGCGAATCCGGCCTGTGGCGGGAGGTGGCGCGCAATCCGCTGATCTGGGGAACCTTCGCCGGCTTCCTGCTCAATCTCGCCGGCTTCGTGCCGCCGGCACCGGTGCAGGCCTTCCTGGGTCGTCTGGCCGATGCCTCGATCGCGCTCGGCCTGATTGCCGTCGGTGCGGCGCTGCGCCTGGAGAGTTCCCCCGGCGTGCGCGGTCTTTCCTTGTGGCTGCTCGCCGTCAAGCTGCTCGCCCTGCCGCTGATTGCCGTCCTGGTCGGGCGGCAGTTCGGTTTGTCCGGGCTCAATTACCAGGTGGTGGTGTTGTTTGCCGCCTTGCCGACCGCTTCGTCGGCCTACATTCTGGCGATGCGCATGGGCGGGGACGGCAAGAGCGTTGCCTGGCTGATTTCGGCGACGACGCTCGGCTCCATGCTGACGCTGCCCCTGTGGGCAGCGTATTTGCTCGGCTGA
- a CDS encoding NfeD family protein, whose product MTFEWWMWIVGGITLIIAELAIPAFFVIWFGLGALLVGLLMLLFPELSATAQVATWTLASLALVVLWFKVFKQTFQKTRIGTADGEVIGEVGLLVGAVAPFARGKVRFQRPLLGSEEWVCIADTAIAAGERVRVIAVEGSFLKVSKA is encoded by the coding sequence ATGACTTTCGAATGGTGGATGTGGATTGTTGGCGGCATCACGCTGATCATCGCCGAACTCGCGATACCTGCCTTTTTCGTTATCTGGTTCGGCCTCGGTGCGCTACTCGTCGGGCTGCTCATGCTGCTTTTCCCCGAGCTCTCGGCAACCGCCCAGGTCGCCACCTGGACGCTCGCCTCGCTGGCCCTGGTCGTGCTGTGGTTCAAGGTGTTCAAGCAGACTTTTCAGAAGACCCGCATCGGCACGGCCGATGGCGAAGTGATTGGCGAAGTCGGCCTGCTGGTCGGTGCGGTCGCCCCCTTTGCGCGCGGCAAGGTGCGTTTCCAGCGCCCCCTGCTCGGTTCCGAAGAATGGGTTTGCATCGCAGATACCGCCATCGCGGCGGGTGAACGGGTGCGTGTCATTGCCGTCGAAGGCAGTTTTCTCAAGGTCAGCAAGGCTTAA
- a CDS encoding SPFH domain-containing protein, whose product MEFSAGFVVVLALLAFVAVTIAKGVRIVPQGEEWIVERLGKYHGTLKPGLNIVIPYLDKVAYQLVTKDIILDVQEQEVITRDNAVILTNAIAFIKVTDPVKAVYGITDFSEAIRNLIMTTLRSIVGEMELDEALSSRDKIKARLRESIADEAVDWGLTVKSVEIQDIKPSESMQRAMEMQAAAERERKAVVIRAEGAKQAAILEAEARLESAKRDANAQVMLAEASAEAIRRITAAIGDQTGPMSYMLGEKYIQALERMGEKDNAKVVVLPADLQEAVKGLFGRRS is encoded by the coding sequence ATGGAATTCAGTGCCGGTTTTGTCGTCGTTCTCGCCCTCCTCGCTTTTGTTGCCGTCACCATCGCCAAGGGCGTGCGCATCGTGCCGCAGGGCGAGGAGTGGATCGTCGAACGCCTGGGGAAATACCACGGCACGCTCAAACCGGGCCTCAACATCGTCATTCCCTATCTCGACAAGGTGGCCTACCAGTTGGTCACCAAGGACATCATCCTCGACGTCCAGGAACAGGAAGTGATCACCCGCGACAACGCGGTGATCCTGACCAATGCCATCGCCTTCATCAAGGTGACCGACCCGGTCAAGGCGGTCTATGGCATTACCGATTTCTCGGAAGCCATCCGCAACCTGATCATGACGACGCTGCGCTCCATCGTCGGCGAAATGGAGCTCGACGAGGCACTTTCCTCGCGCGACAAGATCAAGGCCCGGCTACGCGAAAGCATTGCCGACGAAGCGGTCGACTGGGGTTTGACGGTCAAATCCGTCGAGATCCAGGACATCAAGCCCTCGGAGTCGATGCAGCGCGCCATGGAAATGCAGGCCGCCGCCGAGCGCGAACGCAAGGCCGTGGTGATCCGCGCCGAAGGCGCCAAGCAGGCCGCCATTCTCGAAGCCGAAGCGCGCCTCGAATCCGCCAAGCGCGACGCCAACGCCCAGGTCATGCTGGCCGAAGCCTCGGCCGAGGCAATCCGCCGCATCACCGCCGCGATCGGCGACCAGACCGGCCCGATGTCCTACATGCTCGGTGAAAAATACATCCAGGCACTGGAGCGCATGGGCGAAAAGGACAACGCCAAGGTCGTTGTCCTGCCGGCTGATTTGCAGGAAGCGGTCAAGGGACTGTTCGGCCGCAGGAGCTGA